The proteins below are encoded in one region of Pseudomonas entomophila L48:
- a CDS encoding glycoside hydrolase family 5 protein yields MRHWIFACLLALGASPLNAADLIDFWSTPRHGGNSFNRLPPDQAYFDALKGYGASWVRLSYDKWRPARRDFLLGDADDYQGLVEADLKQLVAVLDRAHAAGLKVVITPLSLPGMRWAQNNHGQFDDRLWQDKRFWEQSARFWRDLARALKDHPAIAAYNLVNEPAPEKQGGLVEHADPGQMKRWYAQHKGSARDLPALYRELLAAVREADSKTPVMLDAGWYAAADAFNYWPEALDDPRVLYSVHMYEPYAATSAPNLAREHPYRYPGAVPFAGQTQQWGAKRVADYLRQPLAWADEAKLPRSRLVVGEFGCMRRLPGCRQYLEDVLTVLDREQLHWAFYSFREDSWDGMDYELGTAKVPWRYWQAVEQGLPDPVEREATTAFEPIARRLRP; encoded by the coding sequence GCCCTCGGCGCGTCTCCGCTGAATGCCGCAGACCTCATCGACTTCTGGAGCACGCCACGCCACGGCGGCAACAGCTTCAATCGCCTGCCGCCCGACCAAGCCTATTTCGATGCGCTCAAGGGTTATGGCGCCAGTTGGGTGCGGCTCTCCTACGACAAGTGGCGCCCGGCCCGGCGTGATTTTCTGCTGGGCGATGCCGACGATTACCAGGGGCTGGTCGAGGCCGATCTGAAGCAACTGGTTGCTGTGCTCGACCGCGCCCATGCTGCTGGCCTCAAGGTCGTGATCACACCACTGTCGCTGCCCGGCATGCGCTGGGCGCAGAACAACCACGGCCAGTTCGACGATCGTCTGTGGCAGGACAAGCGCTTCTGGGAACAGTCCGCGCGCTTCTGGCGTGACCTGGCTCGGGCATTGAAAGACCATCCCGCCATCGCTGCCTACAACTTGGTGAATGAGCCGGCTCCGGAGAAGCAGGGCGGCCTGGTCGAGCATGCCGATCCTGGGCAGATGAAACGGTGGTATGCCCAGCACAAGGGCAGTGCACGTGACCTGCCGGCCTTGTACCGGGAACTGCTGGCGGCGGTGCGTGAAGCTGACAGCAAGACTCCGGTGATGCTCGATGCGGGCTGGTACGCCGCCGCCGATGCCTTCAATTACTGGCCCGAGGCCCTGGACGATCCTCGTGTGCTGTACAGCGTGCACATGTACGAGCCCTATGCCGCGACCAGTGCGCCGAACCTGGCCCGTGAACACCCCTATAGATATCCCGGGGCGGTGCCCTTTGCCGGGCAGACGCAGCAGTGGGGGGCGAAACGGGTCGCGGACTACCTGCGCCAGCCCCTGGCCTGGGCTGACGAGGCCAAGCTGCCGCGTTCACGGCTGGTGGTCGGCGAGTTCGGCTGCATGAGGCGGCTCCCCGGCTGCAGGCAGTACCTGGAGGATGTGCTCACGGTGCTCGACCGTGAACAGCTGCACTGGGCGTTTTACAGCTTCCGTGAGGACAGCTGGGATGGCATGGACTATGAGCTGGGCACGGCCAAGGTACCTTGGCGCTATTGGCAGGCCGTCGAGCAGGGCCTGCCTGATCCTGTCGAACGCGAGGCCACAACGGCATTCGAGCCGATTGCCCGACGCTTGCGGCCTTGA